One Streptomyces sp. P9-A2 DNA window includes the following coding sequences:
- a CDS encoding 2Fe-2S iron-sulfur cluster-binding protein, producing MTVTPLGIPRRLLEFTLDGEPVRAPEGATVLDACRAAGKDVPTLCEGDTLAPKNACRVCVVEVEGARTLVPACSREAEPGMEVRTGTERVRHSRKMVLELLASSVDLSTTPRAAEWIKEYEAKPDRFGPDAARLDEEPRVDNDLYVRDYGKCILCYKCVDACGDQWQNSFAISVAGRGFDARIAVEHDGPLTESACVYCGNCVEVCPTGALSFKSEFDMRAAGTWDESAQTETTTVCAYCGVGCNLTLHVQDNEIVKVTSPHDNPVTHGNLCIKGRFGYQHVQNRA from the coding sequence ATGACCGTGACACCGCTGGGGATTCCCCGCCGCCTGCTGGAGTTCACCCTCGACGGCGAGCCGGTCCGGGCGCCCGAGGGGGCGACGGTCCTGGACGCCTGCCGGGCGGCCGGGAAGGACGTGCCGACCCTGTGCGAGGGCGACACCCTGGCACCGAAGAACGCGTGCCGCGTGTGCGTGGTGGAGGTCGAGGGGGCTCGCACCCTGGTCCCGGCCTGCTCGCGCGAGGCGGAGCCGGGCATGGAGGTGCGCACCGGCACCGAGCGGGTCCGGCACAGCCGCAAGATGGTCCTGGAACTGCTCGCGTCCTCCGTCGACCTGTCGACGACCCCGCGGGCCGCCGAGTGGATCAAGGAGTACGAGGCGAAGCCGGACCGTTTCGGCCCGGACGCGGCCCGCCTCGACGAGGAGCCGAGGGTCGACAACGACCTGTACGTGCGCGACTACGGCAAGTGCATCCTCTGCTACAAGTGCGTGGACGCCTGTGGCGACCAGTGGCAGAACTCCTTCGCGATCTCGGTCGCGGGCCGCGGTTTCGACGCCCGCATCGCGGTCGAGCACGACGGTCCGCTGACCGAATCGGCGTGCGTGTACTGCGGGAACTGCGTCGAGGTGTGCCCGACGGGCGCGCTGTCGTTCAAGTCGGAGTTCGACATGCGGGCGGCGGGTACCTGGGACGAGTCGGCGCAGACGGAGACGACGACGGTGTGCGCGTACTGCGGTGTGGGCTGCAACCTCACCCTGCACGTGCAGGACAATGAGATCGTGAAGGTCACCTCGCCGCACGACAATCCGGTGACCCACGGCAACCTGTGCATCAAGGGCCGCTTCGGCTATCAGCACGTACAGAACCGGGCCTGA